From Lagopus muta isolate bLagMut1 chromosome 15, bLagMut1 primary, whole genome shotgun sequence, the proteins below share one genomic window:
- the GPR139 gene encoding probable G-protein coupled receptor 139 isoform X2 has protein sequence MHLGGITAFSFLIRDYRVISSKHEQAVKVWVYLSAPAKLSRTAGPSLCGDPCRAMGCRTEPSVEHLHTANILTVIILSQLVARRQKSSYNYLLALAAADILVLFFIVFVDFLLEDFVLNKQMPQVLDKIIEVLEFSSIHTSIWITVPLTIDRYIAVCHPLKYHTVSYPARTRKVIVSVYITCFLTSIPYYWWPNIWIEDYISTSMHHVLIWIHCFTVYLVPCSIFFILNSIIVYKLRRKSNFRLRGYSTGKTTAILFTITSIFAILWAPRIIMILYHLYVSPINNSWVVHIVSDIANMLALLNTAINFFLYCFISKRFRTMAAATLKAFFKCQKQPVQFYTNHNFSITSSPWISPANSHCIKMLVYQYDKNGKPIKISP, from the exons ATGCATCTAGGAGGaattacagctttttctttcctgattcgAGACTATAGAGTAATTTCTAGCAAACATGAGCAAGCAGTGAAAGTTTGGGTATACCTTAGTGCCCCAGCAAAGCTCTCAAGGACTGCCGGACCTTCCCTCTGTGGGGATCCCTGCAGGGCCATGGGCTGTAGGACTGAGCCCTCCGTAGAGCACTTACATACAG CAAACATCCTGACAGTCATCATCCTCTCCCAGCTGGTGGCTCGCAGGCAGAAGTCCTCCTACAACTATCTTCTAGCTCTAGCTGCTGCTGACATCCTCGTTCTCTTCTTCATTGTCTTTGTTGACTTCCTCTTGGAAGATTTCGTCTTAAACAAACAGATGCCTCAGGTACTGGACAAAATAATTGAGGTATTGGAATTTTCTTCCATCCACACATCCATTTGGATTACGGTTCCACTAACAATTGATAGGTACATAGCTGTGTGCCATCCACTTAAGTATCATACAGTCTCCTACCCTGCTCGTACTCGAAAAGTCATTGTAAGTGTTTACATCACCTGCTTTTTGACCAGCATTCCCTACTACTGGTGGCCCAATATCTGGATTGAAGACTACATAAGCACATCAATGCATCACGTCCTCATCTGGATCCACTGCTTTACTGTTTACTTAGTGCCCTGCTCCATCTTCTTCATACTTAATTCGATCATCGTGTACAAGCTGCGACGAAAGAGCAATTTCCGACTGCGAGGATACTCCACAGGGAAAACAACAGCCATTTTGTTTACTATAACTTCTATTTTTGCCATTCTTTGGGCACCAAGAATAATCATGATACTGTATCACCTCTACGTATCACCTATAAACAACAGCTGGGTGGTACATATTGTGTCGGACATTGCCAATATGCTAGCATTGCTGAACACTGcaattaatttcttcctctaCTGTTTTATTAGCAAAAGATTTCGCACAATGGCAGCTGCCACACTGAAAGCCTTCTTTAAGTGTCAGAAGCAACCTGTACAATTCTATACAAACCATAACTTTTCAATAACAAGCAGTCCTTGGATTTCCCCAGCCAACTCTCATTGCATCAAAATGCTTGTTTACCAGTACGATAAGAATGGAAAGCCTATAAAAATATCACCATGA